A stretch of Flavobacterium sp. N1994 DNA encodes these proteins:
- a CDS encoding bleomycin resistance protein, translated as MLTNIHPKLPMRDKAITREYYINQLGFHEFGSADYEGYLMVEKDNIQIHFFEFKTLDPKENYGQVYIRTDNIETFYQTLLDNKIRIHPNGYLEAKPWGQREFSLLDPDHNLLTFGESL; from the coding sequence ATGCTTACCAACATTCATCCCAAGCTTCCCATGCGTGATAAAGCTATTACTCGGGAGTATTATATCAATCAATTAGGTTTTCATGAATTTGGCAGTGCTGATTATGAGGGTTATCTAATGGTAGAGAAGGACAATATCCAAATTCATTTTTTTGAATTCAAAACGTTAGACCCGAAAGAAAACTATGGACAGGTTTACATCCGAACGGATAACATCGAAACGTTTTACCAAACCTTATTAGACAATAAAATAAGAATCCATCCGAATGGCTATTTAGAAGCTAAACCATGGGGGCAACGGGAATTTTCTTTACTTGACCCCGACCATAATTTGTTGACCTTTGGGGAAAGTCTATAA